In the genome of Phycisphaerae bacterium RAS1, one region contains:
- the fbaB gene encoding Fructose-bisphosphate aldolase class 1, producing the protein MMPDRVKQILSWYEADNAGVLANLRRLIGTGTLKDTGKFVILPVDQGFEHGPARSFAPNPPGYNPHYHFELALEAGCNAYAAPLGFIEAGARTFAGELPLILKLNNNDSLYGTKNPTQAITASIDHALRLGCAAIGFTIYPGSANSQRQYEQLNELSENAKRVGLVVVVWSYPRGEGLSKEGETGIDVTCYAAQIACQLGAHIVKVKPPTDFIEQAEAKKVYEKQAIPIKTLAERIKHVVQSAFDGRRIVIFSGGAAKDENAIYDEIRGLRDGGSFGSIIGRNAFQRPKKDALAMLRKIMDIYAGKA; encoded by the coding sequence ATGATGCCTGACCGCGTAAAGCAGATTCTGAGCTGGTATGAAGCCGACAACGCCGGCGTTCTGGCGAATCTCCGCCGACTGATCGGAACCGGAACGCTGAAGGACACCGGCAAGTTCGTCATCCTTCCCGTCGATCAGGGTTTCGAGCACGGCCCGGCCCGCAGCTTCGCCCCCAATCCGCCGGGCTATAACCCGCACTACCATTTCGAGCTGGCGCTCGAGGCCGGCTGCAATGCGTACGCCGCTCCGCTCGGATTCATCGAAGCCGGGGCGCGCACGTTCGCGGGCGAACTGCCGCTCATCCTCAAGCTCAACAACAACGACTCGCTCTACGGGACGAAAAACCCGACGCAGGCCATCACCGCGTCGATCGACCATGCGCTGCGGCTGGGCTGCGCCGCGATCGGCTTCACGATTTACCCCGGCTCGGCCAACTCGCAGCGGCAATACGAGCAGCTCAACGAGCTTTCGGAAAACGCCAAGCGCGTCGGGCTGGTGGTGGTGGTCTGGAGCTATCCGCGCGGCGAAGGACTGAGCAAGGAGGGCGAAACCGGCATCGACGTCACCTGCTACGCGGCCCAGATCGCCTGCCAGCTCGGCGCGCACATCGTCAAGGTCAAGCCGCCGACGGATTTCATCGAGCAGGCCGAGGCCAAGAAGGTCTACGAGAAGCAGGCAATTCCGATCAAGACGCTGGCGGAGCGGATCAAGCACGTCGTCCAGAGCGCCTTCGACGGCCGGCGTATCGTCATCTTCTCCGGCGGAGCGGCCAAGGACGAAAACGCGATCTACGACGAAATCCGCGGCCTTCGCGACGGCGGGTCGTTCGGCAGCATCATCGGGCGCAACGCGTTCCAGCGGCCGAAGAAAGATGCGCTGGCGATGCTGCGGAAGATCATGGATATCTACGCGGGCAAGGCGTAG
- the rbsC gene encoding Ribose transport system permease protein RbsC — protein MAEQNSATATELSRPARGAALERGMSVLAPLIGLLVVILVFYAIPPHAPLQLAHLRTIAVHMVIVGIAALGMTVLIISGGIDLSVGSVIALSSVTTALALKAGWPVVAALGVALATGAACGLYNGLLVTLLRLPPFIATLGTLGFYRGLAKWISNSMPVSAATGGLEKWVQPMPQDEAMVFAPGVWVLAVLAVFVAAALHYSIPGRYAFAIGSNEATARLCGVRVERVKIGFYIFAGVMTGLAGLLQFARLTQGDPTVAVGLELDVIAAVVIGGGSLAGGQGGVLGTLAGAFLMAFLRNRCTVLGWSNYVQEMIVGHIIIVAVALDQWRLRRQRS, from the coding sequence ATGGCCGAGCAGAACTCCGCAACAGCCACGGAACTATCCCGCCCCGCGCGGGGCGCGGCGCTTGAACGCGGCATGAGCGTCCTAGCGCCCTTGATCGGCCTGCTCGTGGTCATCCTGGTTTTCTACGCCATTCCGCCGCATGCGCCCCTGCAACTCGCTCATCTGCGTACGATCGCGGTTCACATGGTTATCGTCGGCATTGCCGCACTCGGCATGACCGTTTTGATCATCAGCGGCGGGATCGATCTCTCAGTTGGTTCGGTCATCGCGCTTTCGAGCGTCACGACCGCTCTGGCATTGAAGGCCGGGTGGCCGGTGGTCGCGGCGCTGGGGGTGGCGCTGGCGACCGGGGCGGCGTGCGGTCTTTACAACGGCCTGCTGGTCACGCTGCTGCGGCTGCCGCCCTTCATCGCGACGCTCGGCACGCTGGGGTTTTATCGGGGATTGGCGAAGTGGATTTCGAACAGCATGCCGGTCTCGGCGGCGACCGGCGGCCTGGAGAAGTGGGTGCAGCCCATGCCGCAGGACGAGGCGATGGTCTTCGCGCCGGGTGTGTGGGTGCTGGCGGTGCTGGCGGTATTCGTCGCGGCGGCGCTGCACTACTCGATACCGGGGCGCTACGCGTTTGCGATCGGCTCAAACGAAGCCACGGCGCGGCTGTGCGGCGTGCGGGTGGAACGAGTGAAGATCGGTTTCTACATCTTCGCCGGCGTGATGACGGGGCTGGCGGGGCTTCTTCAGTTCGCGCGACTGACGCAGGGAGACCCGACGGTGGCGGTCGGCCTTGAGCTGGACGTGATCGCCGCTGTCGTCATCGGCGGCGGGTCGCTGGCAGGCGGGCAGGGAGGCGTCCTCGGCACGCTCGCCGGGGCGTTTCTGATGGCCTTTTTGCGAAATCGCTGCACGGTGCTGGGCTGGTCGAACTACGTGCAGGAGATGATCGTCGGGCACATCATTATTGTCGCGGTGGCGCTGGATCAGTGGCGGCTGCGGCGGCAGCGTTCGTAG
- the prkC_19 gene encoding Serine/threonine-protein kinase PrkC, whose product MDARDDAMIDAVLDRFRATRDGGQRVSIDKVLEGFPTLSQRPDVRIAAIKRLSQNGRRIVVRSGSADDTLAAAAPAGGFEIPALEGYDFIDVIGRGGMGMVYEAYQQSTGRRVAVKFMLDSATAGEASRRRFEREVELAARLQHPNIVSVLDSGLHHGSYYYVMDFIDGRPLDRAFPPGQTDIRDVLRVVRHVAEAVDYAHQRGVLHRDLKPSNILIDSHGRPRLLDFGLAKSIDSSAAAHSMTISQPGQVLGTLAYMPPEQAGGRGEDVSVRSDVYSLGALTYELVTGRIPCPIDGPLGETLRRIAEQDPPRASSIRKRVDLDVDAILMKALEKHPQSRYATASDFAADIDRYLNDRSIVARHVGPATHLLRWVRRNRRLTITSAIALAALVTAAWVKAAQFVADYEADQVKLRQAERDGAETHRQLDLALRVNTALSALLRVSDPASARTQSLEDALDRAASEVEQTFAADADVRAGVHHELGRLYLARNIYGKAERELRAAYALWRGQLGENSRQYANAAFDLGRALHESGRTDEALPLYDEALQVRMALLGADSPDVAEVYNYQAWLHKDRSAYDLAVPLYEKALKIRALKLGYQSAALAESLNDYGQLFVKKGEDDQAEPRLRQALSIRQALAGGKPDREVASSMATLGAVLNRLGRGDEAEPLVRDALDMRLTLYGDKPHGDIVNSLNQLAELLADRREYADAEDLYRRALDMRRQIPGVSRSKLAVSEVNLGTVLVDRAVHPCGGVDAELLTEAESHTRAALDLWHGEYGDKDDGNLAAGLDRMANLLCDGGRWDEAEGYATQALEMRRRLARGENSRSVGDSTWTLGRVQLARGDAAAALVTLEAAWKIHTAKPPIGHYKTWRTQATLAAALVALGNMAEAEPLLAPATGVLVQDQQGHRADAVAALRRLAELYEKTARPELAAETLARANELCAGE is encoded by the coding sequence ATGGACGCGCGCGACGACGCCATGATTGACGCTGTGCTCGACCGCTTTCGCGCCACCCGCGACGGCGGCCAGCGCGTCTCCATCGACAAGGTTCTGGAGGGCTTCCCCACGCTCTCCCAGCGCCCCGACGTTCGCATCGCCGCCATCAAGCGCCTCTCCCAGAACGGCCGCCGCATCGTCGTCCGCAGCGGCTCGGCAGATGACACGCTCGCCGCCGCCGCGCCCGCCGGAGGCTTTGAAATCCCCGCGCTGGAAGGCTACGACTTCATCGACGTCATCGGCCGCGGCGGCATGGGCATGGTCTACGAAGCCTATCAGCAGTCCACCGGCCGGCGCGTCGCGGTCAAATTCATGCTCGACAGCGCCACCGCCGGCGAGGCCAGCCGCCGGCGTTTTGAGCGCGAGGTCGAGCTGGCCGCCCGGCTTCAGCATCCCAACATCGTCTCGGTGCTCGACTCCGGGCTGCATCATGGCAGCTACTACTACGTCATGGACTTCATCGACGGCCGGCCGCTCGATCGCGCCTTTCCTCCCGGCCAGACGGACATTCGCGACGTGCTGCGCGTGGTGCGGCACGTGGCCGAAGCGGTGGATTACGCCCATCAGCGCGGCGTGCTGCACCGAGATCTCAAGCCGTCCAACATCCTGATCGACTCACACGGACGCCCGCGGCTGCTCGACTTCGGCCTCGCCAAGTCGATCGACAGCTCCGCCGCGGCGCACTCGATGACCATTTCCCAACCGGGACAGGTGCTGGGCACGCTCGCGTACATGCCCCCGGAGCAGGCCGGCGGGCGCGGGGAAGACGTCAGCGTGCGAAGCGACGTCTATTCGCTGGGGGCGCTGACCTACGAGCTGGTCACCGGCCGCATCCCGTGCCCGATCGACGGGCCGCTCGGCGAAACGCTGCGGCGAATCGCCGAGCAGGACCCGCCGCGGGCGTCGTCTATTCGCAAGCGCGTCGATCTGGACGTGGACGCGATCCTGATGAAGGCGCTGGAGAAGCACCCGCAGAGCCGCTACGCGACGGCCTCGGACTTCGCGGCTGACATCGATCGATATCTCAATGACAGATCGATCGTCGCGCGGCACGTCGGGCCGGCGACGCACCTGCTGCGCTGGGTCCGCCGCAACAGAAGACTCACCATCACGTCGGCAATTGCGCTGGCCGCGCTTGTCACGGCGGCGTGGGTTAAGGCGGCGCAGTTCGTCGCCGACTATGAAGCCGACCAGGTGAAGCTGAGACAGGCCGAGCGGGACGGAGCCGAAACCCACCGGCAGCTTGACCTCGCGCTCCGCGTAAACACCGCCCTTAGCGCACTGCTTCGCGTCTCCGATCCGGCGTCGGCCAGAACCCAGTCGCTCGAAGACGCGCTGGACCGCGCCGCGAGCGAAGTCGAACAAACCTTCGCCGCCGACGCGGACGTCCGCGCCGGCGTTCACCATGAGCTCGGCCGGCTATACCTGGCCCGCAATATCTATGGCAAGGCCGAGCGCGAGCTGCGCGCCGCGTACGCGCTGTGGCGCGGCCAGCTTGGCGAAAACTCGCGCCAATATGCAAACGCTGCGTTCGATCTGGGCCGGGCGCTGCACGAGTCTGGCCGAACCGACGAGGCCCTGCCGCTCTACGACGAGGCGCTGCAAGTCCGAATGGCGCTGCTGGGCGCCGACAGCCCGGACGTCGCCGAGGTCTACAACTACCAGGCCTGGCTGCATAAGGACCGCAGCGCGTATGACCTGGCCGTTCCGCTCTACGAAAAGGCGCTGAAGATCCGCGCCCTGAAGCTCGGCTACCAGTCCGCCGCGCTCGCCGAATCGCTCAATGATTACGGCCAGCTTTTCGTCAAGAAAGGCGAAGACGACCAGGCCGAGCCGCGCCTCCGCCAGGCGCTCTCGATTCGCCAGGCGCTGGCCGGCGGAAAACCCGATCGCGAGGTCGCCTCCAGCATGGCCACGCTCGGCGCCGTGCTGAACCGCCTCGGCCGCGGCGACGAGGCCGAGCCGCTCGTGCGAGACGCGCTCGACATGCGCCTCACGCTCTACGGCGACAAGCCGCACGGCGACATCGTCAACAGCCTGAACCAGCTCGCCGAGCTGCTGGCCGACCGCCGCGAATACGCCGACGCCGAAGATCTGTATCGCCGGGCGCTCGACATGCGGCGGCAGATACCTGGCGTCTCGCGGTCCAAGCTGGCGGTGAGCGAGGTCAACCTGGGAACGGTGCTGGTTGATCGGGCGGTTCACCCGTGCGGCGGCGTGGATGCGGAGCTGTTGACCGAGGCCGAGTCGCACACGCGCGCGGCGCTCGACTTGTGGCACGGCGAGTACGGCGACAAGGACGACGGCAATCTGGCCGCCGGGCTGGATCGAATGGCGAATCTTCTGTGCGACGGGGGCCGGTGGGATGAGGCCGAAGGCTACGCAACGCAGGCGCTGGAGATGCGCCGACGGCTGGCGCGCGGCGAGAATTCGCGCAGCGTCGGTGACTCGACGTGGACGCTCGGGCGCGTGCAACTCGCGCGGGGTGATGCGGCCGCGGCGCTCGTCACGCTTGAAGCGGCCTGGAAGATTCACACGGCGAAGCCCCCGATCGGGCACTACAAGACGTGGCGGACGCAGGCGACGCTGGCGGCGGCGCTGGTCGCGCTCGGAAACATGGCGGAAGCCGAGCCGCTGCTGGCGCCGGCGACCGGGGTTCTTGTCCAGGATCAGCAGGGGCATCGCGCCGACGCGGTCGCGGCCCTGCGACGACTGGCCGAGTTATACGAGAAAACCGCCCGTCCGGAGCTGGCGGCCGAGACGCTCGCGCGCGCGAATGAACTGTGCGCGGGCGAATGA
- the plsC_3 gene encoding 1-acyl-sn-glycerol-3-phosphate acyltransferase: protein MHAPAFPQDRLPGWLLQNRNFVLLWAAYGVAAIGDHLSEIALLKAAGGLERPDVTRLQALISFGFFLPFVLIGPLAGWWSDRFSRKTTMIAADLLRAALVFNLALIVPWLQRLLDSAGMRDFAIIIPLAVVGALAAFFSPARQAMLPTLIRDDQLVRANALISALGTIGTIISAVVGGYLVQHAGPEWNFHINALTFVLSAAFVASIAMSRTRAVPHPPLEGILTPVAAGFRYVLTHRRIFQMILLGAVFWAAAGAVISVVPAIVKSLYGDNYTAAGSFRGIIGLGLAGGATVMTIIGPTLPLQMAVKIALSAAALWILALDAAFSFGLGKIATGVCLFGIGGAGAALLVTIMATIQRFVPDSRRGRVFGVSDMLTMGAMVVATGALGIPTIANLDRYIPWILLVTAGMFIGVFIAARREYARRSRYSRIVQVMIQLTIFHARFWCRLRRVGPCTVPTRGPVIVVGNHTSFIDPLIIIASSPHRLPAFLVAKEYFVRWPWKWFMSLNHCIPVDRANPGRGVLSASLKLLERDGCLGLFPQGTFAPPGEQEPEAKSGVGLLALRSGATIVPCHISGTRYTDGLLAGFFTRHSVRIRYGPALDLSAFRDQPRTRETADRIAELIMQKIRSLAPDVEP, encoded by the coding sequence ATGCACGCGCCCGCTTTTCCACAGGATCGCCTGCCCGGCTGGCTGCTTCAGAACCGCAATTTCGTGCTGCTCTGGGCGGCCTATGGCGTCGCGGCGATCGGCGATCACCTGAGCGAAATCGCGCTGCTGAAGGCCGCCGGCGGGCTGGAGCGGCCGGACGTCACGCGGCTGCAGGCGCTCATTTCGTTCGGCTTTTTTCTGCCGTTCGTGCTGATCGGCCCGCTGGCGGGCTGGTGGTCGGACCGCTTCAGCCGCAAGACGACCATGATCGCCGCGGACCTGCTGCGTGCGGCGCTGGTGTTCAACCTGGCGCTGATCGTGCCGTGGCTGCAGCGGCTGCTCGATTCGGCCGGGATGCGCGACTTTGCGATCATCATTCCGCTCGCGGTGGTCGGGGCGCTGGCGGCGTTCTTTTCGCCGGCGCGGCAGGCGATGCTGCCGACGCTGATTCGCGACGATCAACTGGTGCGGGCCAATGCGCTGATCTCCGCCCTGGGCACCATCGGCACGATCATCAGCGCCGTGGTCGGCGGCTATCTCGTGCAGCACGCCGGGCCGGAGTGGAATTTTCACATCAACGCGCTCACGTTCGTGCTCAGCGCGGCGTTCGTCGCGTCGATCGCGATGTCGCGAACACGGGCCGTGCCGCACCCGCCGCTGGAGGGCATTCTGACGCCGGTGGCGGCGGGTTTTCGCTACGTGCTGACGCACCGCCGGATTTTCCAGATGATCCTGCTGGGGGCGGTATTCTGGGCGGCGGCGGGGGCGGTGATTTCAGTGGTGCCGGCGATCGTGAAGTCGCTGTACGGCGACAACTACACCGCGGCCGGCTCGTTCCGCGGGATCATCGGCCTGGGGCTGGCGGGCGGGGCGACGGTGATGACCATCATCGGGCCGACCTTGCCGCTGCAGATGGCGGTGAAGATTGCGCTGAGCGCCGCGGCGCTGTGGATTCTCGCGCTGGACGCGGCGTTCAGCTTCGGGCTGGGCAAGATCGCGACGGGCGTGTGCCTGTTCGGAATCGGCGGGGCGGGGGCGGCGCTGCTGGTGACGATCATGGCGACGATTCAGCGCTTCGTGCCCGATTCGCGCCGCGGGCGCGTCTTCGGCGTGTCCGACATGCTGACCATGGGAGCGATGGTCGTCGCGACGGGAGCCCTGGGGATCCCGACGATTGCGAATCTCGATCGCTACATTCCGTGGATTCTGCTCGTGACGGCGGGGATGTTCATCGGCGTTTTCATCGCGGCGCGGCGCGAGTATGCGCGCCGCAGCCGGTATTCGCGCATCGTCCAGGTGATGATTCAACTGACCATCTTCCACGCCCGCTTCTGGTGCCGGCTGCGAAGAGTCGGGCCGTGCACCGTGCCGACCCGCGGGCCGGTGATCGTCGTCGGCAACCACACGTCGTTCATCGATCCGCTGATCATCATCGCCTCGTCGCCCCACCGGCTGCCGGCGTTCCTGGTCGCCAAGGAATACTTCGTGCGCTGGCCGTGGAAGTGGTTCATGAGCCTGAATCACTGCATTCCGGTGGACCGCGCGAATCCGGGCCGCGGCGTGCTGAGCGCCAGCCTGAAGCTGCTCGAGCGCGACGGGTGCCTGGGGCTTTTTCCGCAGGGCACATTCGCGCCGCCGGGCGAGCAGGAGCCGGAGGCGAAATCGGGCGTCGGCTTGCTGGCGCTGCGCAGCGGTGCGACGATCGTTCCGTGCCACATCAGCGGCACGCGCTATACCGACGGTCTGCTGGCGGGATTTTTCACCCGGCATAGCGTGCGCATCCGTTACGGCCCGGCGCTCGACCTGTCGGCATTCAGAGATCAGCCGCGCACGCGCGAGACGGCGGACCGGATTGCGGAGTTGATTATGCAGAAGATCCGCTCGTTGGCGCCGGACGTCGAACCGTAG